A stretch of Garra rufa chromosome 11, GarRuf1.0, whole genome shotgun sequence DNA encodes these proteins:
- the plekhg7 gene encoding pleckstrin homology domain-containing family G member 7 translates to MTELNYAFISQNGKEVDKTLDWSYLDWHEQKTVKGTDAQTQTQCVQSEDKDTQTTSPFIMRIDLGRTPSRLRFGSLTESDGMPAHLFQFDRQAPARISTSPTLRRMRSTRISYRDLNKSDGPLEEETPTSTSPLSPVFRQKSPLVVQSDGESRNFESSVIHGTIRTHRSKTLDNGVICKRPTIQESRDSKEPASDDNKSTTDDNDQVRDPCHKRLQERRRSSVVVSLPGLDVSPGDLFVSNGAADILNKSAYSDTKKTKWPFSRRNTQTKGKTHSAADIDKCLAGIEIQEWRDTEFQKYKDMSLEDFLSSRSELGAAENPKAYHKQEAIWELFTSECVYFLDQLMVLKEVFLTTLSDLQMRECLHDIDSWGLFANLNELCLVSFGFLTSLLRVIKEMWTNPDSYSTQSLLELLRKAFGESICHCLQKYCLNYSTAILYLDSLKLREDFGSFVKWCERNEQCRRLHLKDLLVAPLQRFTRYPLLLKNIGKKSCSEAEENTIQSIVEIVDRAIYDLEGKVKWLDNYQKVKQLRESLVWLPVWERDKKANVPENLKHLLKAVTLENLVSHRSLLHDGKLILIENAKMHEVYLFLFDEFLLITKIKRSKKKSSFIESNALRPAVGQELGLLLQEGCSFIVLDQPISLDRLQLKNIDQLNATASGLHNSFIIMHQNRYQQCIGVFILQAHTESMKKTWVSEIEDAIDSLLKQDCQQPRVNNSFLESSQI, encoded by the exons ATGACGGAGTTGAATTATGCTTTCATAAGCCAAAACGGCAAGGAAGTGGATAAAACTTTGGACTGGAGTTATTTAGACTGGCATGAACAGAAAACGGTCAAAGGGACGGATGCACAGACCCAAACCCAATGCGTACAAAGCGAGGACAAGGACACACAGACGACTAGTCCTTTCATAATGCGAATAGATTTAGGAAGGACACCTTCCAGACTGAGGTTTGGTTCTCTTACTGAGTCCGACGGCATGCCTGCACACTTGTTTCAGTTTGATAGACAAGCCCCGGCCCGCATCTCCACGTCCCCTACTCTGAGGAGGATGAGGAGCACGAGAATCTCCTACCGAGATCTAAACAAGTCGGACGGTCCTTTAGAAGAGGAGACTCCCACTTCAACGAGTCCCCTTTCTCCAGTATTCCGACAGAAATCTCCACTGGTGGTTCAGTCGGATGGAGAGAGCAGGAACTTTGAATCTTCAGTGATTCATGGGACAATTAGAACACACAGATCAAAGACTCTTGACAATGGCGTCATTTGCAAAAGACCCACGATTCAAGAGTCTCGTGATTCAAAAGAGCCAGCTTCTGATGATAACAAGAGCACAACTGATGACAATGACCAG GTCAGGGATCCCTGTCACAAAAG GCTGCAGGAGAGGAGGCGGAGCTCTGTGGTCGTGAGTCTTCCTGGATTGGATGTTTCCCCCGGAGATTTGTTTGTGTCCAATGGCGCtgctgatattttaaataaatcagcCTATTCTG ACACTAAGAAAACAAAGTGGCCCTTCTCAAGGCGTAACACA CAGACAAAAGGGAAGACTCACAGCGCAGCTGACATTGACAAGTGTCTGGCTGGCATTGAGATCCAGGAATGGCGAGACACAGAGTTTCAGAAATATAAG GATATGTCTTTGGAGGATTTTTTGAGTAGTCGCTCTGAACTGGGAGCAGCAGAGAATCCAAAAGCCTACCATAAACAGGAAGCCATTTGGGAGCTTTTCACCAGTGAATGTGTCTACTTCCTTGATCAGCTCATGGTTTTAAAAGAG GTGTTTTTGACCACACTATCAGACCTGCAGATGAGAGAGTGTCTTCACGACATTGACTCCTGGGGCCTCTTCGCAAATCTCAATGAGCTCTGTTTG GTTAGCTTTGGCTTTCTTACTAGTCTCTTGCGTGTCATTAAGGAGATGTGGACCAATCCAGACAGCTATAGTACTCAGTCTCTTCTAGAACTCCTACGAAAG GCGTTTGGTGAGAGCATTTGCCATTGTCTACAGAAATACTGCCTGAATTACAGTACGGCCATTCTTTATCTGGACAGCCTGAAGCTCAGAGAGGACTTTGGCTCTTTCGTGAAG TGGTGTGAACGAAATGAGCAGTGCCGCAGGCTGCATTTGAAGGATCTGCTGGTGGCTCCTCTGCAGAGATTTACACGCTACCCTCTGCTGTTAAAGAATATAGGGAAGAAGAGTTGCTCTGAGGCTGAGGAGAACACCATACAGAGCATTGTGGAGATTGTTGACAGAGCCATCT ATGATCTTGAAGGAAAAGTGAAGTGGTTGGACAACTACCAGAAGGTGAAGCAGCTGAGGGAATCTCTGGTGTGGCTTCCTGTGTGGGAGCGAGACAAGAAGGCAAATGTTCCTGAG AATCTGAAGCACTTGCTGAAAGCTGTAACTCTGGAGAACCTAGTGTCTCATCGTAGTCTTCTGCATGATGGGAAACTCATTCTCATAG AAAATGCAAAGATGCATGAGGTCTATTTATTTCTCTTTGATGAATTCCTTCTAATCACGAAGATCAAGCGAAGCAAAAAG AAGTCTAGCTTTATAGAGTCAAACGCTCTCCGTCCGGCTGTGGGCCAAGAGCTTGGGCTCTTATTACAGGAGGGCTGTAGTTTCATTGTCTTGGACCAGCCCATCTCTCTAGACCGCCTGCAGCTAAAAAACATAGACCAGCTCAACGCCACAG CATCTGGTCTGCACAATTCTTTCATAATAATGCACCAGAATCGTTATCAGCAATGCATCGGAGTCTTCATTCTGCAAGCCCATACTGAATCCATGAAG AAAACGTGGGTGTCGGAGATTGAGGATGCCATCGATTCACTGCTGAAGCAGGACTGTCAGCAGCCGCGGGTCAACAACTCTTTTCTGGAGTCTTCACAGATCTAA